TACAACTACCTTGTGTCCCGGAGAATGATCCAGAAGGGCATCGAAGAGAACTCGGCGAACCTCATCACCACGACGACGAGCAGGATCGAGGTGCTTTTGACGTCCACCCAGAAAGTGCCTCAGAACACCGCTTATCTTCTCGAGAACATGAACTATGACGAGGCGGAGCTTTTCAAGGTCATCTATGCCATCGTCGAAAAGAACCCCGAGATATACGGCGCGGCGGTTGCCTTCGAACCCTACGCCTTCGACAAGACGAAGAAGTATTTCGCTCCCTATTTCTACAAGAATGGTGGAGGTATAAGCTTCAAGTATCTCGACCGGTTCTACGACTATTTCCTTTGGGACTGGTACCAGATCCCGCGGGAGCTTGAACAGCCGCAATGGACGGAACCCTATTTCGGCGAAGGCGGCGGTATCCTTATGTCTTCCTATGCCGTTCCCTTTTACAGGGTTGTCGATGGGACACGAAAGCTCACCGGTGTCGTCGTTGTTGACATCTCGCTCAATGAGCTCAGGGACATCGTCTCCTCGATCAAGATCCTGAAGTCGGGCTACGGGTTTCTCATATCAAAGAACGGCACATTTGTCACCCATCCCATCAGAAAATATATCATGAACGAAACGATCTTTACCGTGGCGGAGGAGAGGAAAAATCCCATGCTCCGTGAGGCGGGGCGCAAGATGATACGGGGAGAGACCGGCTATTCCCCAAACTCCGTCAAAAGCGCGGTAACGGGAAAGTCCTGCATCATGACCTATGTGCCCATCAAGTCGAACGGGTGGGCCCTGGGAGTTCTCTTTCCTTACGACGAGCTCATGGCAGACATCACGAGCCTCAATCACGTGGTCATTGCGCTGGGTATTCTGGGCCTTGCGCTTCTTGCCTTCGCGGTTGTCTTCATAGCCCGCTCCATAACGAGACCGCTGACGGAAATGACGGAAATAGCGGGACGGATAGGCACGGGCGACCTCGAGGCAAAGGTGCCCGAGATACGAACGAGAGATGAAGTCGGGAAGCTCGCGGCGGCCCTGGATTGTATGAAAACGTCGCTGAAGGATTACATCCAGGAGATCACCGATACAACGGCGTCAAGACAGCGCATGGAAAGCGAACTGAAAATAGCCAGAAACATCCAGATGGGAATTCTGCCGAAGGTGTTCCCTCCCTTTCCGGACAGAAGGGACTTCGACATCCATGCCCTCACCATCCCGGCGCGGGAGGTAGGCGGGGATTTCTATGATTTCTTCCTCATAGACAAGGACCACCTCTGTTTCGTCATAGGCGATGCCTCAGGCAAGGGAATTCCGGCGGCCCTCTTTATGGCATTCACCAAGACCCTCATAAAGGTGAAGGCATCGGCCAACCTTGAGACGGGGACCCTCATGGAGGAGGTTAACGACGAGCTCAGCAGAGGCAACCCCGCGGACATGTTCATTACCGTGTTCTGCGCCATTCTGAATACGGCTACGGGAGAGCTCCGCTACACGAACGGCGGTCACAATCCCCCCGTCATCATTCGCGCCGGCGGCGATGTCAGCTATCTCGACGGCCCCGGAGAACTCGTCGTGGGGATCATGGAAGGAACCCCGTATACAACGAGAACGCTTGTCCTCAACGCGGGCGACGGGTTGTTTCTCTATACCGACGGCGTTACGGAAGCCATGAACGAGACGGATGAGATATTCTCCACGGAGCGCCTGATAGATGTCCTTGTCTCATGCACGGGCAGGGACGTTTCGGAGATGACCACCTGCGTCGGGGAGGCGATCAACGACTTCTGCAAGGATACACCCCAGTATGACGACATTACCATGATGGCATTGAAATATGAAGGAAGTATGGATAACGGCCAATGACCAGATTTCAATGATCAAACCGGAGGAGAACCCGTTCCTTCTTTTGCTTGCTCGTTGGTCATTGTCCTTTATTGTGATTTCCGTCATTGGTGTTTTAGCTCTTTGTGACTACAATGTTTAAATTAATCTTGCAATTTATTCGCAAGAGTTTAAAATAATGCATCTAATTCAACAGGAGAAAGGATGCGCGTCTATTTCTGGGGCACACGGGGGTCTTTGCCTGCGTCTATAACGGCGGAGACAGTTCGGGCTAAGATCGTTCGCGCCATCAAGGCGGCGAAGGCGCGGACCTTTGAGACTGACGGCGACATAGAAGACTTCATCCGTGAGGAGCTTCCCTTCACCGTGGGGAGGACTTACGGAAGCAACACACCCTGTGTGGAGATCAAGAACGGCGAAGAGTATATGATCTGTGATGCGGGCACGGGTTTGAGAGACCTTGGCAACTATCATATGAAGCTTATCGATCAAGGTCTGCAGCGAAAAAGCGGTTCCGTTTTCAATATCTTTGTCTCCCATTTTCACTGGGACCACATCCAGGGGTTTCCCTTTTTCACTCCCGCCTATATCCCCGGAAACAAGGTGAGAGTGTACGGTTTCCACAAGAACCTGAAGAGTTTCTTTGTGAAGCAGCAGAACCAGCCATTTTTCCCCGTTCCCCTTGCAAGCATGAGCGCCGATATACAGTTCGTCGTTCTCAAGCCCGGCAGGAGTTACGAGATCAGCGGCTTTGAGGTCTCCGGCATAGAGCAGAAGCACCCGGGGACGTCTTACGGGTTCCGGTTTCAGAAGGCTGGACGGACTGTCGTTTATTCCACCGATGCCGAGCACGGGACAAGCTATGACGGCCCGGCAAGGGAAGAGAACTATCCGTTCCTGGATTTCTTCAGAGAAGCGGACCTCCTCGTCTTCGATGCCCAGTATGATTGGAACGAGGCAGTCCTTGGAAAGGACGACTGGGGCCATTCCAGTTACGTGGCGGCTGTCGAGCTCGCCGTGAAGGCAAAGGTAAAGCACCTCTGCCTCTTCCATAACGAACCTGCCTATACCGACGAGCGTCTCGATGACCTTCTCGAGGATACGAGAAACTATCTGAAGGTCTACAATGACCACCAACCCCATCCCATGAAGATCGATCTTGCCTATGACGGGTACGAGATAGAAGTGTAAGGAGACGGTTCCGCGCTCCGGTTTAAAGACCCGACAACTCTCATCTCGTGACCTCCACATATCTCTGTCCGTGCACTTTCTGCTGTGACAGAGTCCTTTCTGGATTCCCGTCTAAAGCCGGAATAACGGTGCAGGATTGTTGAAGTCTGAAGCCGGAATATGGAAATTTAATTATTGATAATTATTGTTTCTTCATCTTTATCGTGAGGATGTTCTTTCCCCCCTCGCGAGCGTAGGTCACGCCGTCGGTCATCTCTTTTATGAGGAATATCCCAAGACCTCCGATAGGTCGGTCATCGATGCCTGCATCGGTGTCGGGGGCGGCCTTCCTGAGGGGATCGAAGGGGGGGCCGCTGTCTGTGATGGTGATGTAGAATCCCCCCCTGGCGTCCGTCGTGCATGCTATGGAGATGACGCTGTCCGAGGACGCGGAGGAATACTTGACGATATTGACGATGGCCTCTTCCAGGGCCAGTTCCATGGCGCCCAGCTTATGTTCGCTGAAGCCGGCCTCTCTGGCGCACCGGTTTATCTCGGCAACGAAGCCCGGCAGGGATTGGAGCGCCGCCGGAAGCTCGATGGTGCAGAGGGTATGAGTGCTTTCGGCCATCCCTAAAGGCTGCCGAGCGCTTCCGCTTCCGAAGGAAAGATCTTGAAGATGGATTTGAACCCCGATATCTGGAAGACCTCTTCCACGGGTCCCTGAAGCCCGGTGAAAAGGATCTCTCCGGAGAGTGTCTTGAGCTTCTTGGCTGATGAGAGAATGCTTCTCAGCCCCGCGCTGCTGATATAGCCAAGGCCGGCCAGATCGATAAGAAAAACCCTGTCTCCCGCCGTGATCAGCTCATCGAGACTCTTTTCGAAATCAGGCGCGGTGATCGCGTCTATCCTCCCGGAGACTGCAACGATTGAAACATCTTTTTCTTTGCGCTTGGTGATCTCCATAAGACTCCTCGTAGTTTTTAAACTGAATTCTATACGATGGTCTGTGAAAAAACAACGATTCTTTCAAGAAGCTGCCGGGTCCCAGAAAAAGCAGCCGGGCTTATCAATGCCATACTGTTGTCACCCTCGCCCGGTATACTGGTAGACAAAAGGGACATCACAAACCCTGCACGGAAAGAAACGTAAAGTTGTTAATGATTTGCGTAGCCCGGACGCGGCCAGATCATTTGCGCCATTTGAATTGACTATAGGTTGTTTGTCCTATACCATGGAAGAAAGCACAAAAAATCACCCAGAGAATCATAGAAGACCTCCAAATGGATAAGACTTTCTACGCCCATTCCAAAAAAGGCGAGCCGCCGGAAAAGTGGCAGCGGCTTGAAGAACATTTAGAAAACGTGGCGGAGATGGCGCGGGGGTTTGCACAGGAGTTTGGGGCTGGGGAGTGGGGATACCTGGCAGGACTGTGGCATGATCTGGGGAAATTCGCTCCTGAGTTTCAGAATATGCTCCGTCTGGCGAATGGTCTTGACGCGAATGGAGCGCATACCCATGGTCGCGTCAATCATTCAACTGCCGGGGCCATCCTTGCCGTTGAAAGGTTCAAACTCGCAGGAAGAATCTTGTCCTACCTTGTGGCCGGTCATCATGCGGGCCTGTCGGATTGGGCGAGTTACCAAGCGGGCAATGCAGCACTTTCCATACGCCTTAATGACATTGAGCTTCTGGAATCGGTTAAAGATACCATTCCAGAAAATATTGCGGCCCAACCTTTTCCGAAGGAACGCCCGGTGCCGGGAACCGATCCGGCACTCTGGATTAGGATGCTCTTCTCGTGTCTTGTAGACAGCGATTTCTTGGACACTGAAGCGTTCATATCCTCCGACAAAGGTCAACTCCGCGGTGGATATCCCGCTCTCGCAGAGCTTCTGCCCCATTTTGAGACTTTCATGAAGGAGAAACTTGACGGAGCACGGGATACGCCCGTGAACCGGATACGCGCTCAAGTTTTGAATCGATGTAGATCCCTTGCAGGCAACAGGCCGGGCATCTATACACTCACGGTACCCACGGGGGGCGGGAAAACCCTGTCATCAATGGCCTTTGCACTCCATCATGCCCTTTTACACAGAAGGAAGCGGATCATTTACGTCATTCCCTACACCAGCATCATCGAACAGACAGCAGACCAGTTCCGAAAGATATTCGGTAGCGCAGTCATAGAACACCATTCCAATTTTGACACCACCGGTGAGGATGATCAGAGCGACAAAACACGACTTGCCTGCGAGAACTGGGATGCACCTATTGTGGTTACCACTTCGGTGCAATTCTTTGAATCCCTCTTTGCAAACCGTTCAAGCAGGTGCCGCAAACTTCACAATATCATCAACTCGGTTATTGTCTTTGATGAGGTTCAGCTCTTACCGCCTGAGTTTCTGAAGCCCATCCTTGATTCGATCGCAGAATTGCAGCGAACATATAACGCTACACTTCTTCTCTGCACAGCAACGCAACCGGCTTTTGGTCCGCATCCGGAGTTTGGGTTTAATGGGCTTAAGGATATGAAAGAGGTCATGGAAGATCCAGGCGACCTTTACCGTAACCTTAAAAGGGCTGAGGTAAGGGTGCCAGACAACCTTCTTCAACCAAAAGCTTGGGAGGACTTGGCCTCAGAACTGAGTGAAATAGAATCCGTTCTGTGCGTGGTGAACCGCCGTGACGATTGCCGCGAACTGTGGAAGATGATGCCGCAAGGAACATTCCATCTTTCGGCCCTCATGTGTGGTGCGCACCGCTCCCGCAAGATCGCGGAAATTAAAGACCGCCTTGCGAAAGGGTTACCAACCCGAGTCATCAGCACACAGCTTGTAGAGGCGGGTGTCGATGTCGACTTCCCTGTCGTTTATCGTGCCGTAGCAGGTCTCGATTCCGTTGCGCAAGCGGCTGGGAGATGCAACAGGGAGGGACGCCTGGAGATGGGAAGGGTTATTATTTTCTGCCCTCCAAGCGAACCGCCTGTGGGCCATCTGCGGCAGGCAGCCCAAATTGGCAGACGGTTTCTCGAATCTGACGATGAAGATTTCCTTTCACCGGATAAGTTCACGCGATTCTTCGAGGAGTTTTACTGGCTTCAGGCCGATAGGCTCGATATAAAAGGTATTATGGATGACCTTGCCCCTGACAGGGAATTTCGTTTCAGCTTCAGGTCAGCGGCACAGAACTTCACGATCATTGATGAACAAAAACAGGGATCTGTCCTGGTCACCTATGGTGAGGGCGCAAAACTTATTTCCCTTCTCGAGAAAATGGGGCCGCAGAGGTGGCTTATGCGAAAGCTGCAACGCTATGTGGTCAACCTTCCTCGCTATTTGCACACCAGACTTGTGGCGGAAGGGGCCGTTCGTCAAGTCTACCCGGGGATATTCACACAGGGCCACAGCGCCCTCTATCGTGAAGATATTGGCTTCTGTCCTGAACAGTCGATCGTCTATGCGCCTGATGACTTGATTTGTTAGGTAACAAAAGTAAAGGAGGTATTATGGACGGACCTGTAAGAAAAAGTAAAACCATACTCCTCAAGGTGTGGGGTGATTACGCTTGCTTCACAAGGCCGGAAATGAAGGTGGAACGGGTCTCTTATGATGTCATGACACCATCGGCGGCACGGGGCCTTCTGGAAGCGATCCTTTGGAAACCGGCAATTCAATGGCATGTTGAACAGATTGATGTGCTGAAGCCCATTCGTTGGGAATCTGTGCGGCGGAATGAGGTAGGTGCTCAAATGTCGAGTCGCACAAATGGCCTCTTCATCGAAGACCAACGTCAGCAGAGAGCAGGGCTTTTTCTGCGGGAAGTAGCATACGCAATCCACGCTCATTTCACCATGACCGATAGAGCGGGCCCCGAGGACAATGTCATCAAGTTTGAGGAAATGTTTGTTCGTCGAGCAGAAAAAGGTCAGTGCTTTCATCGACCCTATCTGGGTTGCCGTGAGTTTTCGGCCCACTTCAAGCTTGTTTTACCTGACGAACAAGCCCTTGAGCCAATGAGTGAGACGCGCGAGTTGGGATGGATGTTATTCGACATGATCCATGACAATAAAGCCGACAGGGGTCATGTTCACAGCTGTACAGAGTGGTGCCGTCCATCATTCTTTAAAGCCGTGATGGAGAACGGCAGGATCAATCTGAGAGACATCGAGGTGCGATCATGATATTGCAAGCCTTAACGTCCTACTACAATCGAACAGCACAGGGTGGAGGTGATATTGCCGCACCGGGATTCCAGAAGCAACAGATTCCCTTCCTCATAGTATTGACCCGAGAAGGTCGTTTTCTTGATCTCCAGGACACTCGAAGCCCGGAAGGGAAGAAGAAGGTCGGAAGGACCTTCATTGTGCCGAAGGCCATCAAAAAGACGAGTGGTATTGCGGCCAATCTCTTCTGGGACACCCCCGCCTACGTTCTGGGCCGGCCCAAGCCTGACCAGAATGACGCTCCCGAAAAGGCAGAAAAACAAAGACGGGCATTTCTGGATCGTATGAAGGAAATATTTCCGAACCCGAATGCCAATGTCGCAGTTTCTGCCATCTTTGGGTTTCTTGAAGGGAATGATTTTCAAACCCTTCTTAATCATCCTTCGTGGAAAGAAATAGAAGAAAAAGGGCTTGTACTCGGCTTCAAACTCGACACCGACAACTGTTTGGTTTGTGAGAGGCAGGATATTGTAAATGCACTTGCAGGAACAAAGCCATCGACGAAAGGGAACGGTATCTGTCTTGTAGACGGTGAAGTGGACGTACCGGTCCGACTCCACACCGCCATTAAAGGCGTGTGGGGCGCTCAGACGTCTGGTGCCAACATTGTTTCCTTCAATCTTAAGGCGTTCACATCATTTAACAAGAAACAGGGTCTTAACGCACCCGTGGGACAACGGGCTGAATTTGCTTACACCACAGCGTTGAATAATCTTCTTCAAAAGGGGTCGCGACAACGTTTACAGGTGGGCGATGCCAGCACTGTGTTCTGGGCTGAAAAGAAGCATGTCATGGAAGATGTTTTTGCCGACATATTCGGCGAACCCGTTAAGGACAATCCTGTACAGGATTACAAAAGCCTTGTTGCTGTGTTTCGTGCACCAGAAACCGGCAGCAGACCGGAACTTGAGCCAAACACACGTTTCTTTGTCCTCGGACTCGCCCCTAATGCAGCCCGAATAGCAGTGCGTTTCTGGTACGACGGCACGGTCAAAGAAGTTGCCGCCCACATTTACCAGCATTTTGAAGATTGCTCAATTGTCCATGGGCCTAATCAACCAGAAACGCTCTCTCTTTTCCGCATGCTGGTTTCGACGGCATTGCAGGGCAAATCGGAGAACATACAACCTAATCTCGCGGGAGACTTCATGCGGTCCATTCTAGCGGGAACACCATATCCGCAAACACTGCTGGCCGCTGCTATTCGACGACTTAGGGCCGAACATGAAGTTACGTACCCCCGGGTTGCTCTGATTAAGGCGGTGTTGGTCAGGGAGTCAAAATACTACAATAAAGACCATAGGGAGGTAGACATGGCATTGGATAAGACAAATGGCAACATCGGTTACCGCCTTGGGCGGCTTTTTGCAGCCTTGGAGAAGATACAAGAAGAGGCCAATCCTGGCATTAACGCCACAATCCGGGACCGCTTTTACGGAGCAGCGTCCAGTACACCTGTGGCCGCGTTCTCACGGTTAATGAAGCTCAAGAACCACCACATTTCAAAGCTGGACAATCGTGGACGCGCAGTCAATCTTGAACGTGTCGTTGGGGAAATAGTCGATGGCATTGACGAATTCCCAACATATCTGTCGCTTGGAGACCAAGGCCGGTTTGCGGTTGGTTACTATCATCAGCGACAGGAGTTTTTCACCAAGAAAGACGAACAGCAACTATAACCAATACGAGATAAGGAGGATGTACCCATGAGTGATACAACTAATACAGTTCAGAATCGTTACGACTTTGTGCTCTTCTTTGATGTCAAAGATGGTAATCCCAACGGAGACCCGGACGCGGGAAACCTTCCTCGCATCGACCCGGAAACTGGCCACGGCCTTGTCACAGACGTGTGTCTCAAGAGGAAGGTGCGGAACTATGTGCAGCTGGAAAAGAATGATACAAAAGGCTATGACATTTTCATCAAGGAAAAGGCAATATTGAATAATCTAATAGACGAGGCCCACGAACAGAACGAAGTGAAGGATAAAGAAAAAGGTGACAAGACAGATGCGGCCCGTGATTACATGTGTGCGAGATTCTTTGACGTGCGCACTTTTGGGGCAGTCATGTCCACAGGAAAGAACGCCGGACAGGTAAGGGGCCCGGTGCAATTAACATTTGCTCGCAGTGTAGGCCAGATTGTTCCTTTGGAGCATAGTATTACCCGAATGGCAGTTGCTACCCCTGCTGAAGCCGAGAAGCAGCAGGGCGACAATCGCACTATGGGCCGAAAATTTACTGTACCCTATGCCCTCTATCGCTGCCACGGATTTGTCTCTGCTCCTTTAGCTGACAAGACCGGTTTTAGCGATTCCGATCTGACCCTCTTCTGGGATGCCCTCGCGAACATGTTCGA
This window of the Syntrophorhabdaceae bacterium genome carries:
- a CDS encoding MBL fold metallo-hydrolase, with translation MRVYFWGTRGSLPASITAETVRAKIVRAIKAAKARTFETDGDIEDFIREELPFTVGRTYGSNTPCVEIKNGEEYMICDAGTGLRDLGNYHMKLIDQGLQRKSGSVFNIFVSHFHWDHIQGFPFFTPAYIPGNKVRVYGFHKNLKSFFVKQQNQPFFPVPLASMSADIQFVVLKPGRSYEISGFEVSGIEQKHPGTSYGFRFQKAGRTVVYSTDAEHGTSYDGPAREENYPFLDFFREADLLVFDAQYDWNEAVLGKDDWGHSSYVAAVELAVKAKVKHLCLFHNEPAYTDERLDDLLEDTRNYLKVYNDHQPHPMKIDLAYDGYEIEV
- the cas7c gene encoding type I-C CRISPR-associated protein Cas7/Csd2, giving the protein MSDTTNTVQNRYDFVLFFDVKDGNPNGDPDAGNLPRIDPETGHGLVTDVCLKRKVRNYVQLEKNDTKGYDIFIKEKAILNNLIDEAHEQNEVKDKEKGDKTDAARDYMCARFFDVRTFGAVMSTGKNAGQVRGPVQLTFARSVGQIVPLEHSITRMAVATPAEAEKQQGDNRTMGRKFTVPYALYRCHGFVSAPLADKTGFSDSDLTLFWDALANMFEHDRSAARGQMAARKLIVFKHDSRMGKAHAHQLFDLIDVKPANDDNKPPRVFSDYRIDFDKTKVPAGVTVEEKI
- a CDS encoding ATP-binding protein; its protein translation is MAESTHTLCTIELPAALQSLPGFVAEINRCAREAGFSEHKLGAMELALEEAIVNIVKYSSASSDSVISIACTTDARGGFYITITDSGPPFDPLRKAAPDTDAGIDDRPIGGLGIFLIKEMTDGVTYAREGGKNILTIKMKKQ
- the cas8c gene encoding type I-C CRISPR-associated protein Cas8c/Csd1; translated protein: MILQALTSYYNRTAQGGGDIAAPGFQKQQIPFLIVLTREGRFLDLQDTRSPEGKKKVGRTFIVPKAIKKTSGIAANLFWDTPAYVLGRPKPDQNDAPEKAEKQRRAFLDRMKEIFPNPNANVAVSAIFGFLEGNDFQTLLNHPSWKEIEEKGLVLGFKLDTDNCLVCERQDIVNALAGTKPSTKGNGICLVDGEVDVPVRLHTAIKGVWGAQTSGANIVSFNLKAFTSFNKKQGLNAPVGQRAEFAYTTALNNLLQKGSRQRLQVGDASTVFWAEKKHVMEDVFADIFGEPVKDNPVQDYKSLVAVFRAPETGSRPELEPNTRFFVLGLAPNAARIAVRFWYDGTVKEVAAHIYQHFEDCSIVHGPNQPETLSLFRMLVSTALQGKSENIQPNLAGDFMRSILAGTPYPQTLLAAAIRRLRAEHEVTYPRVALIKAVLVRESKYYNKDHREVDMALDKTNGNIGYRLGRLFAALEKIQEEANPGINATIRDRFYGAASSTPVAAFSRLMKLKNHHISKLDNRGRAVNLERVVGEIVDGIDEFPTYLSLGDQGRFAVGYYHQRQEFFTKKDEQQL
- a CDS encoding STAS domain-containing protein, producing the protein MEITKRKEKDVSIVAVSGRIDAITAPDFEKSLDELITAGDRVFLIDLAGLGYISSAGLRSILSSAKKLKTLSGEILFTGLQGPVEEVFQISGFKSIFKIFPSEAEALGSL
- the cas5c gene encoding type I-C CRISPR-associated protein Cas5c, with the translated sequence MDGPVRKSKTILLKVWGDYACFTRPEMKVERVSYDVMTPSAARGLLEAILWKPAIQWHVEQIDVLKPIRWESVRRNEVGAQMSSRTNGLFIEDQRQQRAGLFLREVAYAIHAHFTMTDRAGPEDNVIKFEEMFVRRAEKGQCFHRPYLGCREFSAHFKLVLPDEQALEPMSETRELGWMLFDMIHDNKADRGHVHSCTEWCRPSFFKAVMENGRINLRDIEVRS
- a CDS encoding CRISPR-associated endonuclease Cas3'' encodes the protein MDKTFYAHSKKGEPPEKWQRLEEHLENVAEMARGFAQEFGAGEWGYLAGLWHDLGKFAPEFQNMLRLANGLDANGAHTHGRVNHSTAGAILAVERFKLAGRILSYLVAGHHAGLSDWASYQAGNAALSIRLNDIELLESVKDTIPENIAAQPFPKERPVPGTDPALWIRMLFSCLVDSDFLDTEAFISSDKGQLRGGYPALAELLPHFETFMKEKLDGARDTPVNRIRAQVLNRCRSLAGNRPGIYTLTVPTGGGKTLSSMAFALHHALLHRRKRIIYVIPYTSIIEQTADQFRKIFGSAVIEHHSNFDTTGEDDQSDKTRLACENWDAPIVVTTSVQFFESLFANRSSRCRKLHNIINSVIVFDEVQLLPPEFLKPILDSIAELQRTYNATLLLCTATQPAFGPHPEFGFNGLKDMKEVMEDPGDLYRNLKRAEVRVPDNLLQPKAWEDLASELSEIESVLCVVNRRDDCRELWKMMPQGTFHLSALMCGAHRSRKIAEIKDRLAKGLPTRVISTQLVEAGVDVDFPVVYRAVAGLDSVAQAAGRCNREGRLEMGRVIIFCPPSEPPVGHLRQAAQIGRRFLESDDEDFLSPDKFTRFFEEFYWLQADRLDIKGIMDDLAPDREFRFSFRSAAQNFTIIDEQKQGSVLVTYGEGAKLISLLEKMGPQRWLMRKLQRYVVNLPRYLHTRLVAEGAVRQVYPGIFTQGHSALYREDIGFCPEQSIVYAPDDLIC
- a CDS encoding SpoIIE family protein phosphatase, producing the protein YNYLVSRRMIQKGIEENSANLITTTTSRIEVLLTSTQKVPQNTAYLLENMNYDEAELFKVIYAIVEKNPEIYGAAVAFEPYAFDKTKKYFAPYFYKNGGGISFKYLDRFYDYFLWDWYQIPRELEQPQWTEPYFGEGGGILMSSYAVPFYRVVDGTRKLTGVVVVDISLNELRDIVSSIKILKSGYGFLISKNGTFVTHPIRKYIMNETIFTVAEERKNPMLREAGRKMIRGETGYSPNSVKSAVTGKSCIMTYVPIKSNGWALGVLFPYDELMADITSLNHVVIALGILGLALLAFAVVFIARSITRPLTEMTEIAGRIGTGDLEAKVPEIRTRDEVGKLAAALDCMKTSLKDYIQEITDTTASRQRMESELKIARNIQMGILPKVFPPFPDRRDFDIHALTIPAREVGGDFYDFFLIDKDHLCFVIGDASGKGIPAALFMAFTKTLIKVKASANLETGTLMEEVNDELSRGNPADMFITVFCAILNTATGELRYTNGGHNPPVIIRAGGDVSYLDGPGELVVGIMEGTPYTTRTLVLNAGDGLFLYTDGVTEAMNETDEIFSTERLIDVLVSCTGRDVSEMTTCVGEAINDFCKDTPQYDDITMMALKYEGSMDNGQ